From one Acidobacteriota bacterium genomic stretch:
- a CDS encoding DUF882 domain-containing protein yields MAAVPASAKPRKSMAHRHPRLHTLAHAFVNVTMPGVGLLPDDDDEMPLDGQKYELKLVRAYTGEALNVVYRIGDTYIPDALTKLNDFLRDSHNEEVSEYDPRTFDVLHTMLAKLGKTNSAVDVLSAYRAQETNDALRESGTTNAALHSQHIEAKALDIRVPGVSAPLLRDAALSLDAGGVGYYPRSQFVHVDVGPVRQWTYSPRAKRSRHASHSRRSIRSKRG; encoded by the coding sequence ATGGCAGCGGTCCCGGCGTCGGCGAAGCCGCGCAAATCGATGGCACATAGACATCCCCGGTTGCACACGCTGGCCCATGCGTTCGTGAATGTAACGATGCCGGGCGTCGGCCTTCTTCCTGACGATGACGACGAGATGCCTCTCGATGGCCAGAAGTACGAGCTGAAGCTGGTGCGCGCCTACACGGGCGAGGCCCTCAACGTGGTCTACCGCATCGGCGATACCTACATCCCGGATGCGTTGACCAAGCTGAACGACTTTCTCCGCGACAGCCACAACGAAGAGGTTAGCGAGTACGATCCGCGCACCTTCGACGTGCTGCACACCATGCTGGCCAAGCTGGGCAAGACCAACTCAGCGGTCGATGTGCTCTCGGCGTATCGCGCGCAGGAGACCAACGACGCCCTGCGCGAGAGTGGAACAACCAACGCCGCGTTGCACTCGCAGCACATCGAGGCCAAGGCGCTCGACATTCGCGTACCCGGCGTCTCGGCGCCGCTCTTGCGCGATGCCGCGCTCTCGCTCGATGCCGGCGGCGTGGGCTACTACCCCCGGAGCCAGTTCGTGCATGTGGATGTCGGCCCGGTTCGTCAGTGGACGTATTCTCCGCGCGCGAAGCGTTCCCGCCACGCCAGTCACTCGCGACGCTCGATCCGCTCCAAGCGCGGCTGA
- a CDS encoding PEP-CTERM sorting domain-containing protein (PEP-CTERM proteins occur, often in large numbers, in the proteomes of bacteria that also encode an exosortase, a predicted intramembrane cysteine proteinase. The presence of a PEP-CTERM domain at a protein's C-terminus predicts cleavage within the sorting domain, followed by covalent anchoring to some some component of the (usually Gram-negative) cell surface. Many PEP-CTERM proteins exhibit an unusual sequence composition that includes large numbers of potential glycosylation sites. Expression of one such protein has been shown restore the ability of a bacterium to form floc, a type of biofilm.) codes for MRRILFALVILLACAAATTGVRLQASTECERWIAEYRDALAHSPTVQRVNAARHRARHYVHRKVAALNKPKSSRPKILPARYMRPKMTREEALRKMEFACGSVDLDQPELGNLVADVPMFAAGRGPLGETGEEFAAPPSSLIAQNPTSGDGGYPNSGVPVLPYIPGAPGGGGGGGGNNPGGGGPNPPGDGGNPVPPPTGPPTAEAPEPGSLVLLATGLVAAAGVLRRRVRQA; via the coding sequence ATGCGTCGTATATTGTTCGCCTTGGTTATTCTCCTCGCCTGTGCCGCCGCCACTACCGGTGTACGGTTGCAGGCATCGACGGAGTGCGAGCGCTGGATCGCCGAGTACCGGGACGCGCTGGCACACTCTCCCACAGTCCAACGGGTCAATGCGGCGCGCCACAGGGCGCGTCACTATGTGCATCGCAAGGTCGCCGCGCTGAACAAGCCGAAGTCGTCGCGTCCGAAAATCCTTCCGGCGCGCTACATGCGGCCCAAGATGACCCGCGAAGAGGCCCTGCGCAAGATGGAGTTTGCCTGTGGCTCGGTCGATCTCGATCAGCCTGAGCTAGGCAACCTGGTGGCGGATGTACCGATGTTTGCCGCAGGCCGTGGCCCCCTGGGCGAGACCGGGGAGGAGTTTGCCGCCCCGCCGTCCAGCCTGATAGCCCAGAACCCCACCTCCGGTGACGGTGGCTATCCAAATAGCGGAGTGCCCGTCCTGCCGTACATTCCCGGCGCTCCTGGTGGCGGTGGTGGCGGCGGCGGTAACAACCCTGGAGGAGGCGGCCCGAATCCTCCCGGAGATGGCGGCAATCCAGTGCCTCCACCAACGGGTCCCCCCACGGCGGAGGCGCCTGAGCCGGGCAGCCTGGTTCTACTGGCTACCGGTTTGGTAGCTGCAGCAGGTGTGCTTCGCAGGAGAGTTCGTCAGGCATAG
- a CDS encoding aminotransferase class V-fold PLP-dependent enzyme yields MAEKKGWSRRDVIKGTGMLSAAMMTGIDAAAAPTKSAKAASPGALKAGQILTGHEVPFTDGDFADNLFTRIGIRPLINCRGTITAISGSTSLPEVKQAMYNASLYHVRMDEMMDAVGAELGKLAGAEWGVATTGACTSICLSTVACIAGTDVEKSQAMPYIKKKDQVVIPKTSRNPYDIGVRMCGVEVVEFSSPEELREKIGERTAMMYILANPRWDNTPMSTKNLAAIAKEHGVPVFVDAAATELDLPNPHIEAGADLVAYSGGKCMRGPQSSGLLIGRKDLCQAVYFQGAPHHNYGRAMKCSKEEMMGLLAAVRAWRKRDHEAEQAMWTGWCQSIADRMQGLPSVKATVLPSAPKGSIDRSPGVRISWDASVTGITGSEMAKLLDEGTPRIVLGGTGSRPDHMLSAVTIYCYIMTPAEVKIVADTIYKHLKNPPHFENPVVPSGTPASVAGDWEVTVHYVRGTGEQHFVLKQDGNSLTGEHHGEIYNTTIAGAVHGNEIALTSTLPVTGYPLTCRFKGTVEGNRMSGTVNLAEYGEVKWDAIRA; encoded by the coding sequence ATGGCGGAGAAGAAGGGCTGGTCGCGGCGCGACGTAATCAAGGGCACGGGCATGTTGTCGGCGGCGATGATGACGGGCATCGACGCGGCGGCAGCGCCAACCAAGAGCGCGAAGGCTGCGTCGCCGGGCGCGCTGAAGGCGGGGCAGATTCTCACCGGGCACGAGGTTCCGTTCACCGACGGCGACTTCGCCGACAATCTTTTTACGCGCATCGGCATTCGCCCGCTGATTAATTGCCGCGGCACCATCACGGCCATCAGCGGCTCGACCTCGCTGCCCGAGGTGAAGCAGGCGATGTACAACGCCTCGCTGTATCACGTGCGCATGGACGAGATGATGGATGCGGTCGGCGCCGAGCTGGGCAAGCTGGCCGGGGCCGAGTGGGGTGTCGCCACCACTGGGGCCTGTACGTCGATCTGTCTCTCCACCGTGGCCTGCATCGCGGGCACCGACGTCGAAAAGTCACAGGCGATGCCCTATATCAAGAAGAAGGACCAGGTCGTCATCCCGAAGACCTCGCGCAACCCCTACGACATCGGCGTGCGCATGTGCGGGGTCGAGGTGGTCGAGTTCTCCTCGCCCGAGGAGCTGCGCGAGAAGATCGGCGAGCGCACGGCGATGATGTACATCCTCGCCAACCCGCGCTGGGACAACACTCCCATGAGCACGAAGAACCTCGCCGCCATCGCGAAGGAGCACGGCGTTCCCGTGTTCGTCGACGCTGCCGCGACCGAGCTCGACCTGCCGAATCCTCACATCGAGGCGGGGGCCGACCTCGTCGCCTACTCCGGCGGAAAGTGCATGAGGGGGCCGCAGTCTTCCGGTCTGCTCATCGGCAGAAAGGACCTGTGCCAGGCGGTGTACTTTCAGGGCGCGCCGCACCATAACTATGGCCGCGCCATGAAGTGCAGCAAGGAAGAGATGATGGGGCTGTTGGCCGCCGTGCGCGCATGGCGCAAGCGCGACCACGAGGCCGAGCAGGCGATGTGGACCGGCTGGTGCCAGTCCATCGCCGACAGGATGCAGGGCCTGCCCTCGGTGAAGGCCACAGTGCTGCCATCCGCGCCAAAGGGTTCGATCGACCGCAGCCCCGGCGTGCGCATCAGTTGGGACGCAAGCGTCACCGGCATCACGGGCTCGGAGATGGCGAAGCTGCTCGACGAGGGGACGCCGCGCATCGTGCTCGGCGGCACGGGCTCGCGGCCCGACCATATGCTGAGCGCGGTGACCATCTACTGCTACATCATGACTCCGGCAGAGGTGAAGATCGTCGCCGACACGATCTACAAGCACCTGAAGAACCCGCCACACTTCGAGAACCCGGTTGTGCCGTCCGGAACTCCCGCGTCCGTCGCCGGCGACTGGGAGGTCACGGTTCACTACGTGCGCGGCACCGGCGAACAACACTTTGTCCTGAAGCAGGACGGCAACAGCCTGACGGGCGAACACCACGGCGAGATCTACAACACGACCATCGCCGGCGCGGTCCACGGCAACGAGATCGCCCTGACCAGCACGCTGCCGGTCACCGGCTATCCTCTGACCTGCCGCTTCAAGGGGACGGTGGAGGGCAACCGGATGTCCGGCACCGTCAACCTGGCCGAGTACGGTGAAGTAAAGTGGGACGCGATACGGGCCTGA
- a CDS encoding alpha/beta hydrolase — protein MKPVLLILCVLFGIHPLQAQTALWQPSAGHTQIPIWPGTVPDARPFTGPETLKTDAKDLVADRQWIYINNVSRPTMTVYSPKGKNTGAAVVVFPGGGYQILAIDLEGTEVCDWLTSKGITCVLLKYRVPGEAKLPKSGAYPSSPEALEDAQRAVGLVRFHAREYHIDARKIGVLGFSAGGHLVAAMSVHFDRRLYPELDAADRVSCRPDFAIAIYPGHLSVAKDSFGLNPDIRKHLTRQTPPTFLLQNEDDFVDGVEQSLSYYAGLKKAGVPVEMHLYAQGGHAFGLRRTKLPTTAWPHLVEIWLVTIGITSE, from the coding sequence GTGAAACCAGTGCTTCTAATTCTTTGTGTCCTCTTTGGGATCCATCCTCTTCAAGCACAGACAGCCCTCTGGCAGCCATCGGCAGGACACACCCAGATCCCCATATGGCCCGGCACCGTACCGGACGCGCGCCCTTTTACCGGGCCGGAAACATTGAAGACGGACGCAAAGGACCTGGTCGCTGACAGGCAATGGATCTATATCAACAACGTGTCACGCCCAACCATGACGGTTTATTCCCCAAAGGGGAAGAATACCGGAGCCGCAGTTGTCGTGTTTCCCGGCGGCGGCTACCAGATCCTTGCGATCGACCTTGAGGGCACAGAGGTCTGCGACTGGCTTACCTCCAAAGGAATCACCTGCGTGTTGTTGAAGTACCGCGTGCCTGGCGAAGCAAAGCTCCCGAAGTCCGGAGCGTACCCGTCCTCGCCGGAGGCTCTTGAGGACGCGCAAAGAGCGGTAGGACTGGTGCGCTTCCATGCGAGGGAGTACCACATAGATGCCCGGAAGATCGGGGTTCTCGGCTTCTCCGCTGGAGGGCATCTGGTTGCCGCAATGAGCGTGCACTTCGACAGGAGACTCTACCCTGAGCTTGATGCAGCCGATAGAGTGAGTTGCCGGCCTGATTTCGCGATTGCTATCTATCCGGGGCATCTGTCAGTGGCCAAGGATAGCTTCGGGCTGAATCCCGACATCCGTAAACACCTCACTCGTCAGACTCCGCCTACATTTCTGTTGCAGAACGAAGACGATTTCGTGGATGGTGTTGAACAGTCCCTGTCCTACTATGCCGGGCTGAAGAAAGCGGGAGTCCCTGTTGAGATGCATCTGTATGCGCAAGGCGGGCACGCCTTCGGACTCAGACGAACGAAGCTGCCAACGACCGCGTGGCCCCATCTGGTCGAGATATGGCTGGTTACCATCGGAATCACTTCGGAATAG
- the htpG gene encoding molecular chaperone HtpG, producing MSKREFQTEVSQLLQLIVHSLYSHPEIFLRELISNSSDALDKLRHLTLVDDKYKALAGNGIDSPRIDLELDEEKKTLTLSDTGIGMNEEDLVSHLGTIARSGTKNFLAHLSGDAKKDSNLIGQFGVGFYSVFMVADKVEVISRKAGDEKTFKWTSDGKTGFDLEEVTGDAARKSAGTSVHIHFNDEGAQYANGWRLTEIVKKYSNHIAFPIFLTYDKSEWNVEKKESIKTRTTEQVNAASAMWRRSKSELKDDDYKELYKSLTGDWEDPLFWFHTRAEGTLEYTTLFYIPAKAPLDLYQADYKGGVKLYVKRVFIMDDSRELLPQYLRFVRGIIDSEDLPLNVSREILQQNKVLNSIKTASVKKILSELKTIATNDPEKYATFIAEYNRPLKEGLYGDYANRETLLDLIRVKSTKVEGLTSLADVKSRMKPEQKAIYYITGGAENMLRNSPLLEIYKKKEIEVLLLDDDIDEIVFSGVDKYGDIELKAVNKSAAGEDLKDESAPEKAAEKAEALKPLLEKIKATLGDAVKEVRASSRLADSPSVIVSDEDEPSARMRQMMRAMGQNEMPEPQPTLEINPDHEIVKKLLAHPDGARTQDAAWLLFDQALLLEGVPLKDPATFVQRLNRVLNQSI from the coding sequence ATGTCCAAGCGTGAATTTCAGACAGAAGTCTCTCAACTGCTCCAACTGATCGTCCACTCGCTTTACTCTCACCCCGAGATTTTTTTGCGCGAGCTGATCTCGAACTCCTCCGATGCGCTCGACAAGCTGCGGCACCTGACGCTGGTCGACGACAAGTACAAGGCGCTCGCCGGCAATGGCATCGACTCGCCGCGCATCGACCTAGAACTCGACGAGGAGAAGAAGACGCTCACTCTCTCCGACACCGGCATCGGCATGAACGAGGAGGACCTGGTCTCGCACCTCGGCACCATCGCGCGCTCCGGGACGAAGAACTTCCTCGCGCACCTGTCGGGCGACGCGAAGAAGGACTCGAACCTGATCGGCCAGTTCGGCGTCGGCTTCTACTCAGTCTTCATGGTCGCCGATAAAGTCGAGGTCATCTCGCGCAAGGCTGGAGATGAGAAGACCTTCAAGTGGACCAGCGACGGCAAGACCGGCTTCGACCTCGAAGAGGTGACGGGCGACGCCGCGCGCAAGAGCGCCGGTACCAGCGTCCACATCCACTTCAACGATGAGGGCGCGCAGTACGCCAACGGTTGGCGTCTCACCGAGATCGTCAAAAAGTACTCCAACCACATCGCCTTCCCCATCTTCCTCACCTACGACAAGAGCGAGTGGAACGTGGAGAAGAAGGAGTCGATCAAGACGCGCACGACCGAGCAGGTGAACGCCGCCAGCGCTATGTGGCGACGCTCCAAATCCGAGTTGAAGGACGACGACTACAAGGAGCTCTACAAGTCGCTGACCGGCGACTGGGAGGACCCGCTCTTCTGGTTCCACACCCGCGCCGAGGGCACGCTCGAGTACACGACGCTCTTCTATATCCCCGCGAAGGCGCCGCTCGACCTCTACCAGGCGGACTACAAGGGCGGCGTCAAGCTCTACGTTAAGCGCGTCTTCATCATGGACGACTCGCGCGAGCTGCTGCCGCAGTACCTTCGCTTCGTGCGCGGCATCATCGACTCGGAAGACCTTCCGCTCAACGTCTCGCGCGAGATTTTGCAGCAGAACAAGGTGCTCAACAGCATCAAGACCGCCAGCGTGAAGAAGATCCTCTCCGAGCTGAAGACCATCGCCACGAACGACCCGGAGAAGTACGCAACGTTCATCGCCGAGTACAACCGTCCGCTGAAGGAAGGTCTCTACGGCGACTACGCCAACCGCGAGACGCTGCTCGACCTCATCCGCGTCAAGTCGACGAAGGTCGAGGGCCTGACCTCGCTCGCCGATGTGAAGTCGCGCATGAAGCCCGAGCAGAAGGCCATCTACTACATCACGGGCGGTGCCGAGAACATGCTGCGGAACTCGCCGCTGCTCGAGATTTATAAGAAGAAGGAGATCGAAGTCCTGCTGCTCGACGACGACATCGATGAGATCGTCTTCTCGGGCGTCGACAAGTACGGTGACATCGAGTTGAAGGCCGTCAACAAGTCCGCCGCCGGCGAAGACCTCAAGGACGAGTCCGCGCCGGAGAAGGCCGCCGAGAAAGCCGAGGCCCTGAAACCGCTGCTCGAGAAGATCAAGGCCACGCTGGGCGACGCCGTCAAAGAGGTTCGCGCGTCATCGCGTCTCGCCGACAGCCCATCGGTCATCGTCTCCGACGAAGACGAACCCAGTGCCCGCATGAGGCAGATGATGCGCGCGATGGGACAGAATGAGATGCCCGAGCCCCAGCCCACGCTCGAGATCAACCCCGACCACGAGATCGTCAAAAAACTGCTGGCCCATCCAGACGGCGCCCGCACACAGGACGCCGCATGGCTGCTCTTCGACCAGGCGCTGCTGCTGGAAGGCGTGCCACTCAAAGACCCGGCCACGTTCGTGCAGCGGTTGAACCGCGTGCTCAACCAGTCGATCTAA
- a CDS encoding pesticidal protein Cry15Aa encodes MHAQQAAWVIGPWTRASDAPVIAPDKSSVFNDPVSGRPVHWEALHTFNPAAIVRNGKIYVLYRAEDDSGAMQIGMHVSRLGLASSTDGVHFERMATPVFYPDNDAQADREQPGGVEDPRVVEAEDGVYVLTYTQWSRKRNAYSIGIATSNDLVHWTKHGPAFAGASNGKYDALLYKSAGIVTRRSGAQIVAAKINGKYWMYWGEIKVGIATSPDLIHWTPVEDANGKPLALLEARPGLSDSGFPETGPPAVVTERGIVLVYNAKNKEGNAKNATDDMRDKILAPGAYSVQEALFDANDPAKLIARTTQPVFKPERPFEQSGQYAAGTTFAEGLVVFKGKWWMYYGCADSFVGAATAPVD; translated from the coding sequence ATGCACGCGCAGCAGGCCGCATGGGTCATCGGCCCCTGGACGCGCGCCTCCGACGCGCCGGTGATCGCTCCTGATAAGTCCTCCGTCTTTAACGACCCCGTCAGCGGCAGGCCCGTGCACTGGGAGGCGCTCCACACCTTCAACCCCGCGGCGATCGTGCGCAACGGAAAAATTTACGTGCTCTACCGCGCGGAGGATGACTCCGGCGCGATGCAGATCGGCATGCACGTCTCGCGGCTCGGCCTGGCAAGCAGTACCGACGGCGTGCACTTCGAGCGCATGGCGACGCCGGTCTTCTACCCGGACAACGATGCGCAGGCAGACCGCGAACAGCCGGGAGGCGTCGAAGACCCGCGCGTGGTCGAGGCCGAGGACGGGGTGTACGTCCTCACCTACACGCAGTGGTCGCGCAAGCGCAACGCCTACAGCATCGGCATCGCAACGTCGAACGACCTCGTGCACTGGACCAAGCACGGCCCCGCCTTCGCGGGCGCGAGCAATGGCAAGTACGACGCGCTGCTGTATAAGTCGGCGGGGATCGTCACGCGCCGCAGCGGCGCCCAGATCGTCGCCGCGAAGATCAACGGCAAATACTGGATGTACTGGGGCGAGATCAAGGTTGGCATCGCGACGTCGCCGGACCTCATCCACTGGACGCCGGTCGAGGATGCTAACGGCAAGCCTCTAGCGCTGCTCGAGGCGCGCCCCGGGCTCTCAGACAGTGGCTTCCCGGAGACAGGCCCGCCAGCCGTGGTGACGGAGCGTGGCATCGTGCTCGTCTACAACGCGAAGAACAAAGAAGGGAACGCGAAGAACGCAACGGACGATATGCGCGACAAGATTCTTGCCCCCGGGGCCTACAGTGTGCAGGAGGCGCTGTTCGACGCCAACGATCCCGCGAAGCTGATCGCGCGAACCACTCAGCCCGTCTTCAAACCCGAGCGCCCCTTCGAGCAGAGCGGACAGTATGCGGCGGGTACCACCTTCGCCGAGGGACTGGTTGTCTTCAAGGGCAAGTGGTGGATGTACTACGGCTGCGCCGACTCGTTTGTTGGTGCCGCAACCGCGCCGGTGGACTGA
- a CDS encoding ABC transporter permease, with protein MGSILQDVRYGFRRLRRSPGFATTAILTLALGIGATTAIFTLAYQVILKSLPVEHPEQLYKVGKEIECCVDGGMQGDWKIFSYDLYKTLRDQTPGTDGMAAVQAGSITISARRKGESAAQPLNLRVVSGNYFTVLGVKPFAGRLMRPEDDREGAPAVAVISHAIWQLKFHSDPSVVGETLTFTGHPVTIVGIAAEGFLGERNQGDPAGVWLALAQEPVFQPERKLYTQPNAHWLDILVRVRDPKAVSTVESAIKVELLRWIRVNRDPASHDTEEKIAKQTTELAPANDGINDLRDDYEKSLTMLQMIAGFVLLIACANLANLMLVRGIARRQELSVRTALGASRVRLIREMLTEAVVLSLLGGALALAVAYAGVKGILALAMRGAEIDPLSASPSLSVLGFALGVSALTGILFGIAPAWIASRANPAEALRGANRTTGHGGPLQRALVILQAALSVGLISTAGLLILSLQRLEKQDFHFQTKGRLFASIDLQATGYRYEQLDSLYRQIDQTFTAIPGLHDMSYATYGPMAFNNWGTRVTIAGGDPNAQNNVSYSSVSPRFFDAVGTRVLMGRTFTERDSATSVHVAVVNQTFVKKFLNGKPPLGMHFGPDRSMTAEYEIVGVVDDTKYRDPSRQVRPMFFTPMAQLTNFDALAAGQSLREGANKNERFKHYATNLIVRYDGDPAAATAEVRRALQQINPEMVIDQLTTYDDQVSSWFTRQRLVVRLTSIFGVLALILASVGLYGVTAYGVARRIPEIGLRMALGADRASVVRLVLRSAAIQTASGLLLGIPIALIAGHYLESQLYQVKGINIPTLLTACAVLALSALIASAVPARRASTVEPMQALRTE; from the coding sequence ATGGGATCGATTCTGCAGGATGTGCGGTATGGATTCAGGAGACTGCGTCGCTCGCCCGGGTTTGCAACGACAGCCATACTTACGCTGGCACTCGGGATCGGCGCGACGACGGCGATCTTCACCCTTGCCTATCAGGTCATCCTGAAGTCGCTGCCGGTCGAACATCCTGAACAGCTCTACAAGGTCGGCAAGGAGATCGAGTGCTGCGTCGATGGCGGCATGCAGGGCGACTGGAAGATCTTCTCCTACGATCTGTACAAGACGCTGCGCGACCAGACTCCGGGGACCGATGGCATGGCCGCGGTGCAGGCTGGGAGCATTACAATAAGCGCGCGGCGCAAGGGAGAGTCTGCCGCGCAGCCGCTGAATCTGCGCGTCGTCTCGGGCAATTACTTTACGGTTCTGGGAGTGAAGCCCTTTGCCGGACGGTTGATGCGTCCCGAGGACGACCGCGAGGGCGCGCCGGCGGTGGCGGTGATCAGCCACGCCATCTGGCAGTTGAAGTTTCACAGCGACCCGAGCGTCGTCGGCGAGACGCTGACGTTCACCGGCCATCCGGTCACCATCGTTGGCATCGCCGCTGAAGGCTTTCTTGGCGAACGGAACCAGGGCGACCCGGCAGGCGTGTGGCTGGCGCTTGCGCAGGAGCCTGTGTTCCAGCCGGAGCGCAAGCTGTATACACAGCCGAACGCCCACTGGCTCGACATCCTGGTTCGCGTACGCGATCCCAAGGCCGTCTCCACGGTGGAGAGCGCTATTAAGGTGGAGCTGCTGCGGTGGATTCGCGTCAACCGCGATCCTGCATCGCACGACACAGAAGAGAAGATTGCAAAGCAGACCACCGAGCTTGCTCCGGCGAACGACGGCATCAACGACCTGCGCGACGACTACGAGAAGAGCCTGACGATGCTGCAGATGATCGCCGGCTTCGTGCTGCTGATCGCCTGTGCGAACCTTGCGAACCTGATGCTGGTGCGCGGCATCGCGCGCAGGCAGGAGCTGAGCGTTCGCACGGCGCTCGGCGCATCGCGTGTGCGGCTGATCCGCGAGATGCTGACGGAGGCGGTTGTGCTGTCGCTGCTCGGCGGAGCGCTTGCCCTGGCTGTAGCGTATGCCGGCGTGAAGGGAATACTGGCGCTGGCCATGCGCGGGGCCGAGATCGATCCGCTCAGCGCGAGTCCTTCGCTGTCCGTGCTGGGGTTTGCACTCGGAGTTTCTGCGCTGACGGGAATTCTGTTTGGCATTGCACCGGCGTGGATCGCCTCGCGCGCGAACCCGGCGGAGGCGCTGCGCGGCGCGAACCGGACCACGGGCCACGGAGGCCCGTTGCAGCGCGCCCTCGTCATCCTTCAGGCTGCGCTCTCCGTCGGACTGATCAGCACCGCGGGCCTTCTGATCCTGAGTCTGCAACGGCTCGAGAAGCAAGACTTCCACTTCCAGACCAAGGGAAGGCTGTTCGCCTCCATCGATCTGCAGGCCACCGGTTACCGATACGAGCAGTTGGACAGTCTGTACCGGCAGATCGATCAGACCTTCACGGCGATTCCCGGGCTGCATGACATGTCGTATGCGACCTACGGTCCGATGGCCTTCAACAATTGGGGCACGAGGGTTACCATTGCGGGCGGCGATCCCAACGCGCAGAACAACGTCAGCTACAGTTCGGTGAGCCCGCGGTTCTTCGATGCCGTGGGAACCCGTGTGCTGATGGGGCGCACCTTTACGGAGCGTGACTCCGCCACCAGCGTACATGTCGCGGTGGTCAACCAGACCTTTGTGAAGAAGTTCCTGAACGGCAAGCCGCCGCTGGGAATGCACTTCGGACCGGACAGAAGCATGACAGCCGAATACGAGATCGTCGGTGTGGTCGACGATACGAAATACCGCGATCCTTCAAGACAGGTACGCCCCATGTTCTTTACGCCGATGGCGCAACTGACGAACTTCGACGCATTGGCAGCCGGACAGTCGCTGCGCGAAGGGGCGAACAAAAACGAGCGCTTCAAGCACTATGCGACCAACCTGATCGTCCGCTACGACGGCGATCCGGCGGCCGCGACAGCCGAGGTGCGCAGGGCGCTGCAACAGATCAATCCCGAGATGGTCATCGATCAGCTGACGACGTACGACGATCAGGTGAGCAGCTGGTTCACACGCCAGAGGCTCGTGGTCCGGCTGACATCCATCTTCGGTGTTCTGGCCCTGATACTGGCCTCGGTTGGCCTGTACGGCGTTACCGCCTACGGCGTTGCGCGGCGCATCCCGGAGATCGGCCTGCGCATGGCCCTCGGCGCCGACCGCGCCAGCGTCGTTCGGCTGGTGCTGCGCAGCGCGGCAATCCAGACCGCCTCCGGTCTGCTGCTCGGCATACCCATCGCGTTGATCGCCGGGCACTATCTCGAATCGCAGCTCTACCAGGTAAAAGGAATCAACATCCCGACATTGCTGACAGCATGCGCTGTGCTCGCGCTGAGCGCTCTCATCGCAAGCGCCGTCCCCGCACGCAGAGCATCGACGGTAGAACCGATGCAGGCCCTGCGGACGGAGTAG
- a CDS encoding 1-acyl-sn-glycerol-3-phosphate acyltransferase encodes MIDSQLEQQAQPSAPPQAPAFFRWLTYILLIPLMIASTAFFGTISLICGLWDTSGRQQHFIAHLWARSFLMLSLSPVRLVGAAKLHLHETAVYASNHLSYYDTPVLFARLPFQFRILAKQGLWKVPFIGWYLNRSGQVPIDQSTSRNAVASLNRGVQTLKAGLPLVIFPEGGRSASGVTQPFVAGAAFMAIKAQVPIVPVTLIGTYELLPIHTYHLYPRPLEVVIGEPIATEGLTTRDADALTQRVRDVITATYLERHPANRG; translated from the coding sequence ATGATCGACTCGCAGCTTGAGCAACAGGCACAGCCGTCCGCGCCGCCACAGGCGCCGGCGTTCTTCCGCTGGCTCACTTATATCCTGCTGATTCCGCTGATGATCGCATCGACGGCGTTCTTCGGGACGATCTCGTTAATCTGCGGGCTGTGGGACACGTCGGGGAGGCAGCAGCACTTTATTGCGCACCTGTGGGCGCGGTCGTTTCTGATGCTGTCGCTCTCGCCAGTGAGGCTGGTGGGAGCCGCGAAGCTGCACCTGCACGAGACGGCGGTCTACGCTTCGAACCACCTGAGCTACTACGACACGCCGGTGCTGTTTGCGCGACTGCCTTTTCAGTTCAGGATTCTCGCGAAGCAGGGATTGTGGAAGGTGCCGTTTATCGGGTGGTATCTGAACCGCTCGGGGCAGGTGCCGATCGACCAGTCGACGTCGCGCAATGCGGTGGCCAGCCTGAACCGGGGAGTGCAGACGTTGAAGGCGGGGCTTCCGCTGGTGATCTTTCCCGAGGGCGGACGCTCGGCCAGCGGCGTGACGCAGCCCTTTGTGGCGGGAGCGGCCTTCATGGCCATCAAGGCACAGGTGCCGATTGTGCCGGTCACGCTGATCGGGACCTACGAGCTGCTGCCGATCCACACCTACCATCTTTACCCGCGCCCGCTCGAGGTGGTGATCGGTGAGCCCATCGCGACCGAGGGACTCACCACGCGCGATGCCGATGCGCTCACGCAGCGGGTGCGCGATGTGATCACCGCGACGTATCTGGAGCGGCATCCGGCCAACCGCGGATAG